The following are from one region of the Mesorhizobium sp. B4-1-4 genome:
- a CDS encoding TrmH family RNA methyltransferase has protein sequence MNNKTNTPKDTHYAKLRRAHRDEKSGGAPAFRPRLPVPPGENAADGLVRLYGLHTVRAAIDNPRRKIRKMLVTRNAAERLDIADLAALSFKAELVEPRDIDKITGSDAVHQGVLIEAEPLKPKRLDALGDTRLVLVLDQVTDPHNVGAILRSAVAFGAGALITTARHSPQESGVLAKSASGALEHIDQIEVKNLADALGQLHEAGFQTIGLDSDGPAELEISFAGEKIALVLGAEGKGLRQKTRETVTTLARLDMPGAIRSLNVSNAAAVSLYAARAFLKRG, from the coding sequence ATGAACAACAAGACCAACACCCCGAAAGACACCCACTACGCCAAACTGCGCCGCGCCCATCGCGACGAGAAAAGCGGCGGCGCGCCGGCATTCAGGCCGCGCCTGCCCGTTCCGCCGGGCGAGAATGCCGCCGACGGCCTGGTGCGACTTTATGGCCTGCACACGGTGCGTGCCGCGATCGACAATCCGCGCCGCAAGATCCGGAAAATGCTGGTGACGCGCAATGCGGCCGAGCGTCTTGACATAGCCGACCTCGCCGCCCTGTCCTTCAAGGCGGAACTGGTCGAACCCAGGGACATCGACAAGATCACCGGATCGGATGCGGTGCACCAGGGCGTGCTGATCGAGGCGGAGCCGCTGAAGCCCAAGCGCCTCGATGCGCTCGGCGACACAAGGCTGGTGCTGGTGCTCGACCAGGTCACCGACCCGCACAATGTCGGTGCCATCCTGCGCTCGGCGGTCGCCTTCGGCGCCGGCGCGCTGATCACCACCGCGCGTCACAGCCCGCAGGAATCAGGCGTGCTGGCGAAATCCGCCTCCGGCGCGCTGGAACATATCGACCAGATCGAAGTGAAGAATCTCGCCGACGCGCTCGGGCAATTGCACGAGGCCGGCTTTCAGACGATCGGTCTTGATTCGGATGGGCCGGCGGAACTCGAAATCAGCTTTGCCGGCGAGAAGATAGCGCTGGTGCTCGGCGCAGAGGGCAAGGGCTTGCGCCAGAAGACGCGCGAGACCGTGACGACGCTGGCGCGGCTCGACATGCCCGGCGCCATCCGCTCGCTCAATGTGTCGAACGCGGCGGCGGTCAGTCTCTACGCCGCGCGGGCATTTTTGAAGCGCGGCTGA
- a CDS encoding 2-hydroxy-3-oxopropionate reductase codes for METIGFIGLGIMGAPMAGHLLDAGYKVIASDHRSKPSADLVAKGLKTVTGHAAVAEAADIIITMVPDTPQVADVLFGENGVASGLTKGKLVIDMSSISPIETKIFAGKINNLGCDYLDAPVSGGEVGAKAASLTIMVGGEEKAFERARPVFEKMGKNITLVGPNGVGQTTKVANQIVVALTIEAVAEALVFASKAGADPAKVRQALMGGLAASRILEVHGERMVKRTFAPGFRIELHQKDLNLALEGAKALGVSLPNTSTTQQLFNSCAANGGAKEDHSALVRALERMANFEVGSEAAGLEGKAA; via the coding sequence ATGGAAACCATCGGCTTCATCGGCCTCGGCATCATGGGTGCGCCGATGGCAGGGCATCTGCTCGACGCCGGCTACAAGGTCATCGCGAGCGACCACCGCTCCAAGCCATCGGCGGATCTCGTGGCCAAAGGCCTGAAAACCGTCACCGGCCATGCCGCCGTGGCCGAGGCTGCCGACATCATCATTACCATGGTGCCCGACACGCCGCAGGTGGCCGATGTGCTGTTCGGCGAGAACGGCGTTGCGTCAGGCCTGACCAAGGGCAAGCTGGTGATCGACATGAGCTCGATCTCGCCGATCGAGACCAAAATATTCGCTGGGAAGATCAACAACCTCGGCTGCGACTATCTCGACGCGCCGGTTTCGGGCGGCGAGGTCGGCGCCAAGGCGGCGTCGCTCACCATCATGGTCGGCGGCGAGGAAAAGGCATTTGAACGCGCCAGGCCCGTGTTCGAGAAGATGGGCAAGAACATCACGCTGGTCGGACCGAACGGCGTCGGCCAGACCACCAAGGTCGCCAACCAGATCGTCGTCGCGCTGACGATTGAAGCCGTCGCCGAAGCGCTTGTTTTCGCGTCGAAAGCCGGCGCCGATCCGGCAAAGGTCAGGCAAGCCTTGATGGGCGGGCTGGCGGCCTCGCGCATCCTCGAAGTGCATGGCGAGCGCATGGTCAAGCGCACTTTCGCGCCGGGCTTCCGCATCGAACTGCACCAGAAGGATCTGAACCTGGCACTGGAGGGCGCCAAGGCGCTCGGCGTGTCGCTGCCCAACACCTCGACCACCCAGCAACTGTTCAATTCCTGCGCGGCCAATGGTGGTGCCAAGGAGGATCACTCGGCCCTGGTCCGGGCGCTGGAGCGGATGGCCAATTTCGAGGTCGGCAGTGAGGCAGCCGGACTCGAAGGCAAAGCGGCATAG
- the otnI gene encoding 2-oxo-tetronate isomerase: MPRFSANLSMLFGEHDFLDRFDAAARAGFKGVEYIGPYDHAPDVVAARLKKNGLTQVLFNLPAGDWGKGERGIAVLPDRVPEFRQGIAKAITYAQALGCEQVNCLAGIAPAGVDRKVLEDVFAENLAFAAEKLEQAGIRLLIEPINTRDIPGFFLNYSEQALAFIDRVGSKNLFLQYDIYHMQIMEGDLARKIEANLGRIAHIQLADNPGRHEPGTGEINYPFLYEHIDRLGYSGWIGAEYKPKAGTEAGLGWFSEFAGQGSAAA, translated from the coding sequence ATGCCGCGTTTTTCAGCCAATCTGTCGATGCTCTTTGGCGAGCACGATTTCCTCGACCGTTTTGACGCAGCCGCCCGCGCGGGCTTCAAGGGCGTCGAATATATCGGCCCCTATGATCATGCGCCTGATGTGGTGGCCGCGAGGCTGAAGAAGAACGGCCTGACGCAGGTTCTGTTCAACCTGCCGGCCGGCGACTGGGGCAAGGGCGAGCGCGGTATCGCCGTGCTGCCGGACCGTGTGCCGGAATTTCGCCAGGGCATCGCCAAGGCGATCACCTATGCGCAGGCGCTCGGCTGCGAGCAGGTTAATTGCCTGGCCGGCATCGCGCCGGCCGGTGTCGACCGCAAGGTGCTGGAAGACGTCTTTGCCGAAAACCTCGCCTTCGCGGCGGAGAAATTGGAGCAGGCCGGCATCAGGCTGCTGATCGAGCCGATCAACACGCGCGACATTCCAGGCTTCTTCCTGAACTATTCGGAGCAGGCGCTGGCGTTCATCGATCGTGTCGGCTCAAAAAACCTGTTCCTGCAATACGACATCTATCACATGCAGATCATGGAGGGGGATCTCGCCCGGAAAATCGAGGCAAACCTCGGCCGCATCGCGCATATCCAGCTTGCGGACAATCCCGGCCGTCACGAGCCGGGGACGGGCGAGATCAACTATCCCTTCCTCTACGAGCACATCGACCGCCTCGGCTATTCCGGCTGGATCGGCGCCGAATACAAGCCGAAGGCCGGCACGGAGGCCGGATTAGGCTGGTTCAGCGAGTTCGCCGGGCAGGGGAGCGCTGCGGCTTAG
- the gcl gene encoding glyoxylate carboligase, translated as MARMRAVDAAVLVLEKEGISCAFGVPGAAINPLYSALKARGTIRHVLARHVEGASHMAEGYTRAKAGNIGLCIGTSGPAGTDMITGLYSAAADSIPILCITGQAPRARLNKEDFQAVDIAAIASPVAKWAVTVMEPYLVPMALQKAFHLMRSSRPGPVLIDLPVDVQLAEIEFDIEAYEPLMPFKPAMTRAQAEKALTMLNAAEKPLIVAGGGIINADASDLLIEFAEITGVPVIPTLMGWGAIPDDHRLMAGMCGLQTSHRYGNATMLEADFVFGIGNRWANRHTGSVDVYTKGKKFIHVDIEPTQIGRVFAPDLGVVSDAGAALKVLLDVATEWKTAGKLRDWSGWARECQGRKKTMKRKTHFEQVPLKPQRVYEEMNKAFGRDATYVTTIGLSQIAGAQFLHVYKPRNWINCGQAGPLGWTLPAALGVRAADPDRTIVALSGDYDFQFMIEELAVGAQHRLPYIHVVVNNAYLGLIRQAQRGFSMDYEVSLAFENINRADDPEAGYGVDHVAVAEAMGCKAVRVRKPEEFAAAFKQAQRLMKEHRVPVVLEFILERVTNISMGTEIDKITEFEDLAERQEDAPTAIVMLD; from the coding sequence ATGGCCAGGATGCGCGCTGTCGATGCCGCGGTTCTCGTTCTCGAAAAAGAAGGCATCTCCTGCGCCTTCGGCGTGCCGGGCGCGGCGATCAATCCGCTCTATTCGGCGCTGAAGGCGAGGGGCACTATCCGCCATGTCCTGGCCCGTCACGTCGAGGGCGCCTCGCACATGGCCGAAGGCTACACCCGCGCAAAGGCGGGCAATATCGGGCTGTGCATCGGCACCTCGGGTCCCGCCGGCACCGACATGATCACCGGTCTCTATTCGGCTGCCGCCGATTCCATTCCGATCCTGTGCATCACCGGGCAGGCGCCGCGTGCGCGGCTCAACAAAGAGGATTTCCAGGCCGTCGACATCGCCGCGATCGCGTCGCCTGTCGCCAAATGGGCGGTCACAGTCATGGAACCCTATCTGGTGCCGATGGCGCTGCAGAAGGCATTCCACCTGATGCGCTCGTCGCGGCCGGGCCCAGTGCTGATCGACCTGCCGGTCGACGTCCAACTGGCCGAGATCGAGTTCGACATCGAGGCCTATGAGCCGCTGATGCCATTCAAACCGGCGATGACGCGCGCGCAGGCCGAAAAGGCGCTGACCATGCTCAATGCCGCCGAAAAGCCGCTGATCGTCGCCGGTGGCGGCATCATCAATGCCGATGCGTCGGATCTGCTGATCGAATTCGCCGAAATCACGGGCGTGCCGGTCATCCCGACGCTGATGGGCTGGGGCGCGATCCCCGACGACCACCGGCTAATGGCTGGGATGTGCGGGCTGCAGACCTCGCACCGCTACGGCAATGCGACGATGCTGGAAGCCGACTTCGTCTTCGGCATCGGCAACCGCTGGGCCAACCGCCACACCGGCTCGGTCGACGTCTACACCAAGGGCAAGAAATTCATCCATGTCGACATCGAGCCGACGCAGATCGGCCGCGTCTTCGCGCCGGATCTTGGTGTCGTCTCGGATGCGGGTGCCGCATTGAAGGTGCTGCTCGACGTCGCCACCGAGTGGAAGACGGCTGGCAAATTGCGCGACTGGTCGGGCTGGGCGAGGGAGTGCCAGGGCCGCAAGAAGACGATGAAGCGCAAGACCCATTTCGAACAGGTGCCGCTGAAGCCGCAGCGTGTCTATGAGGAGATGAACAAGGCGTTCGGCCGCGACGCCACCTACGTCACCACGATCGGCCTGTCGCAGATTGCCGGCGCGCAGTTCCTGCATGTCTACAAGCCGCGCAACTGGATCAATTGCGGCCAGGCCGGCCCGCTTGGCTGGACGCTGCCGGCAGCACTTGGCGTTCGCGCCGCCGATCCGGACCGCACCATCGTGGCCCTGTCGGGCGACTATGATTTCCAGTTCATGATCGAGGAACTGGCGGTCGGCGCGCAGCACAGACTGCCTTACATCCACGTCGTCGTGAACAACGCCTATCTCGGCCTGATCCGCCAGGCGCAGCGCGGCTTCTCGATGGACTACGAGGTCAGCCTTGCCTTCGAAAACATCAACCGCGCCGACGACCCCGAAGCCGGTTATGGCGTTGACCATGTCGCCGTTGCCGAGGCCATGGGCTGCAAGGCGGTCAGGGTGCGCAAGCCCGAGGAATTCGCCGCCGCCTTCAAGCAAGCGCAGCGGCTGATGAAGGAACACCGGGTCCCGGTCGTGCTCGAATTCATCCTGGAGCGCGTCACCAACATCTCGATGGGCACCGAGATCGACAAGATCACCGAATTCGAGGACCTTGCCGAACGTCAGGAAGACGCGCCGACTGCGATCGTCATGTTGGATTAG
- the bhcR gene encoding HTH-type transcriptional regulator BhcR translates to METPEKRQRGRPRAFNGPSEANSVQSLDRALRILAIVAEGSGLSLSEISARSGLAASTAYRMLTTLQNHGMVEFDTSDQLWSIGVETYRMGAAFLRRRKLVDRARIVMQELMENTGETANLGVAEDDCVVFVSQVETHQAIRAFFRPGTRSPFHASGIGKAVLAHLEPERVGTILRKAGLQRFTDKTLSEIPALAHDLATIKQRGWSVDDEERHPGMRCVAAAIFNEFGEPIGGVSVSGPTVRVTPERLAEIGPMVRNAAAEVTRMIGGTTG, encoded by the coding sequence ATGGAAACCCCCGAAAAACGACAGCGCGGCCGCCCGCGCGCCTTCAACGGGCCATCCGAGGCCAATTCGGTTCAATCGCTCGATCGGGCCTTGCGGATCCTGGCCATCGTCGCCGAGGGTAGCGGCCTGTCGCTGAGCGAGATATCAGCGCGGAGCGGGCTTGCGGCCTCCACCGCCTACCGCATGCTGACGACGCTTCAAAACCACGGCATGGTCGAGTTCGACACGAGCGACCAGCTGTGGTCGATCGGTGTCGAGACTTACCGCATGGGCGCGGCATTCCTGCGCCGCCGCAAGCTGGTCGACCGCGCCCGCATCGTTATGCAGGAATTGATGGAGAACACCGGCGAAACGGCAAATCTCGGGGTCGCCGAAGATGATTGCGTGGTGTTCGTCAGCCAGGTCGAGACGCATCAGGCGATCCGCGCCTTCTTCCGTCCGGGCACGCGCAGCCCCTTCCATGCGTCCGGCATCGGCAAGGCGGTGCTGGCGCATCTCGAACCGGAGCGCGTCGGGACCATCCTGCGCAAGGCCGGCCTGCAGCGTTTCACTGACAAGACGCTCTCCGAGATCCCTGCCCTCGCCCACGACCTGGCGACGATCAAGCAGCGCGGCTGGTCGGTCGACGACGAGGAACGGCACCCCGGCATGCGCTGCGTGGCGGCGGCCATCTTCAACGAGTTCGGCGAACCGATCGGTGGCGTCTCGGTGTCGGGCCCGACCGTGCGGGTGACGCCGGAGCGGCTGGCCGAAATCGGCCCGATGGTGCGCAATGCGGCGGCAGAGGTAACCAGGATGATCGGCGGGACAACGGGCTGA
- a CDS encoding BA14K family protein: MFKRILVSGLVATTVAATALVGTVQPSAAHSHHHDLGIGIAAGVGGFVLGSLLAQQQPRTVYVDEDGGSWHVRRCFERYSSYDPDSDTYIGHDGYSHYCRL; this comes from the coding sequence ATGTTCAAGCGCATACTCGTTTCCGGCCTCGTCGCCACCACTGTCGCCGCCACCGCTTTGGTCGGCACCGTTCAGCCCTCGGCGGCTCACTCGCATCACCACGACCTCGGCATCGGCATCGCCGCCGGTGTTGGCGGTTTCGTCCTCGGCAGCCTACTCGCCCAGCAGCAGCCGCGAACTGTCTATGTCGACGAAGATGGCGGTTCCTGGCATGTACGCCGCTGCTTCGAACGCTATTCGAGCTACGATCCGGACTCCGACACCTATATCGGCCACGACGGCTACAGCCACTACTGCCGTCTTTGA
- a CDS encoding IS1182 family transposase, with protein sequence MLKRPAPEQTALEMVTLDQLVPADHLLRKIDRAIDFFFIHDLTAPLYCADNGRPPLDPTLMFKALFIGYLFGVRSERQLVREIEVNVAYRWFLRLKLTDKVFDASTLSQNRRRRYQDETIAQAIFDRIVEQAIRAGLVDGTVLYTDSTHLKANANKGKYDLALVAKSRADYWSELDRAIEVERALHGQKPLKQKQKQRKPPEKQTKVSRADPEAGYMVREGKPKGFFYLDHRTVDGRCGIITDTFATPANVHDSIVYLGRLDRQVERFGFNVAAAGLDAGYATPGIAKGLEDRTIRGVTGYRNPTPPKPGMMRKSAFVYEPDADGYRCPQGQLLAYATTDRSGYRHYRSDPAICRDCPLLASCTSNAKAERTITRHVWQDARERVDANRSTAWGKAIYRRRKETVERSFADAKQLFGHRYARFRGRTRVACQCLIAAAAQNMKKIAISLWPSPKPAPA encoded by the coding sequence ATGTTGAAGCGACCCGCCCCTGAACAGACCGCGCTCGAGATGGTGACGTTGGATCAGCTGGTTCCGGCTGACCACCTGTTGCGCAAGATCGATCGCGCGATCGACTTTTTCTTCATCCACGATCTGACAGCGCCGCTCTACTGCGCCGACAATGGCCGACCGCCGCTCGATCCGACCTTGATGTTCAAGGCGCTGTTCATCGGCTACCTGTTCGGCGTGCGCTCGGAGCGGCAGCTGGTGCGCGAGATCGAGGTCAATGTCGCCTACCGCTGGTTTTTGCGGCTGAAGCTGACGGACAAGGTGTTCGACGCCTCGACGCTGTCGCAGAACCGGCGCCGGCGCTACCAGGACGAGACGATCGCGCAGGCGATCTTCGACCGCATCGTCGAGCAGGCGATCCGGGCGGGGCTGGTGGACGGGACGGTGCTCTACACCGACAGCACGCATCTGAAGGCCAACGCCAACAAGGGCAAATACGACCTTGCCCTGGTCGCCAAGTCGCGGGCCGACTACTGGAGCGAACTCGACCGCGCCATCGAGGTGGAGCGGGCGCTGCATGGCCAAAAGCCGCTGAAGCAGAAGCAGAAGCAGCGCAAGCCGCCCGAGAAGCAGACCAAGGTCAGCCGTGCCGATCCGGAGGCCGGCTACATGGTGCGCGAGGGCAAGCCGAAGGGCTTCTTCTATCTCGATCACCGCACGGTGGATGGCCGTTGCGGCATCATCACCGACACGTTCGCCACGCCGGCCAACGTGCATGACTCGATCGTCTATCTCGGCCGGCTCGACCGCCAGGTGGAGCGCTTCGGCTTCAATGTGGCGGCTGCGGGGCTGGATGCCGGCTACGCCACGCCGGGCATCGCCAAGGGGCTGGAGGACAGGACGATCAGGGGCGTCACCGGCTATCGCAACCCGACCCCGCCCAAGCCCGGCATGATGAGGAAGAGCGCCTTCGTCTATGAGCCGGATGCGGACGGCTATCGTTGCCCGCAGGGCCAGTTGCTTGCCTATGCCACAACCGACCGCAGCGGCTACCGGCATTACAGGAGCGATCCGGCGATCTGCCGCGACTGTCCGCTGTTGGCCTCCTGCACCTCAAACGCCAAGGCCGAACGCACCATCACGCGCCATGTCTGGCAGGACGCCCGCGAGCGGGTCGACGCCAATCGCTCGACCGCATGGGGCAAGGCCATCTACCGGCGCCGCAAGGAGACGGTCGAGCGGTCTTTCGCCGACGCCAAGCAGCTCTTCGGCCACCGCTATGCCCGCTTCCGAGGGCGAACCCGCGTCGCCTGCCAGTGCCTGATCGCCGCCGCCGCCCAGAACATGAAAAAGATCGCAATCAGCCTCTGGCCAAGCCCAAAACCAGCACCCGCCTGA
- a CDS encoding DUF2569 family protein translates to MSFSIWHWAIVLLLIGVPVFFAVRSAAKPSQNPATLAGFGGWLMLLAIGQTLSPLRTIAELANSVEGYQQLVTLPNGALAAYGEVALNLAFLALQLVVLVSMLRRSHRFPQLFLFQWFAIPLVFILDTIWISSILGVSVNQALAGDALVAPIASFVVTGIWAAYLLRSIRVRNTFTRTNVSAQIASAS, encoded by the coding sequence ATGTCGTTTTCCATCTGGCATTGGGCAATAGTACTGTTGCTGATCGGCGTGCCTGTTTTCTTTGCCGTCCGGTCAGCCGCGAAGCCATCACAGAATCCAGCGACACTTGCGGGTTTCGGCGGCTGGTTGATGCTGCTGGCGATCGGTCAGACATTGTCACCGCTGCGTACGATCGCGGAATTGGCCAATTCGGTCGAAGGTTACCAGCAACTCGTGACCCTGCCGAACGGGGCTCTGGCGGCGTATGGCGAAGTTGCCCTCAATCTGGCGTTTCTGGCGCTTCAGCTGGTCGTGCTGGTTTCGATGCTGCGACGAAGCCACCGCTTCCCGCAATTGTTTCTGTTCCAGTGGTTTGCAATTCCGCTCGTGTTCATCCTGGACACGATCTGGATCTCATCGATTTTGGGCGTCTCGGTGAACCAAGCGCTTGCAGGCGATGCATTGGTGGCACCCATAGCCTCGTTTGTGGTGACCGGCATCTGGGCCGCTTATCTCCTCAGGTCGATCAGGGTGAGGAATACGTTCACCAGGACGAACGTGTCTGCCCAAATCGCGAGCGCCTCGTAG
- a CDS encoding TetR/AcrR family transcriptional regulator — MSGLRARQKADRHRRIIEAAAALFRETGYEGAKIETIAAQAEVSIGTIYNYYQNKGDILGAIVSLEVNEVLNAGRGVVANPPANIGDALDMLVGIYIEHSLHYLSKEMWRQAMAISTQLPDSPFGQAYSALDRSLTEQIRALIARLQALGLVRQDIDGASLGELIFNNMNMMFIEFVKREKAGIPELRAAIRRQNRILVAAIGV; from the coding sequence ATGAGCGGATTGAGGGCAAGGCAAAAGGCGGACCGTCACAGGCGCATCATCGAGGCGGCGGCGGCGCTTTTCCGCGAGACCGGTTACGAGGGCGCCAAGATCGAGACGATAGCGGCGCAAGCCGAAGTCTCGATCGGCACGATCTACAATTACTACCAGAACAAGGGCGACATCCTCGGTGCCATCGTCTCGCTCGAGGTCAACGAGGTCCTCAATGCTGGACGCGGTGTCGTTGCCAACCCGCCGGCCAATATCGGCGATGCGCTGGACATGCTGGTCGGCATCTATATCGAGCACTCCCTGCATTATCTCAGCAAGGAGATGTGGCGGCAGGCGATGGCGATCTCGACGCAACTGCCAGACAGCCCTTTCGGGCAGGCCTACAGCGCGCTCGACCGATCGCTGACCGAGCAGATACGCGCACTGATCGCCCGGCTGCAGGCGCTCGGCCTGGTACGTCAGGACATCGACGGGGCGTCACTCGGCGAACTGATCTTCAACAACATGAACATGATGTTCATCGAGTTCGTGAAACGCGAGAAGGCAGGAATACCGGAATTGCGCGCGGCGATAAGGCGGCAGAACCGGATATTGGTGGCGGCGATTGGGGTGTGA
- a CDS encoding spermidine/putrescine ABC transporter substrate-binding protein, with amino-acid sequence MSVKSANPLSGLKRHLHRACAAAALLLGGGSLAQAADLNALIWCDHSDPALLQPFETANNVKVNVKEFEGTGAGLAIVEQSQPGDWDVMVIDSIDVPRGVEKGLFEPLPEDKLPFADLFPQVKMDKSTMIDGKRYGITEKFGYNTIGFNKTKVDPADMQSLASLTSDKYKGKVAIYDYYLPVIGMAALAIGKKTADLTEADLPALKEELLKMKANAKLVGEVTASQTALATGEVDILVGGGEWVTAGLAKENPALDFSIPKEGAVLWSQSLAMFKDSKNKDMALKFIQYILSPEGQARLATSSCYWGMPSNTKAALTDDQKKVLRFDEQPGFLARAQAYPAPNADLDKKMQDMWTEMLQAK; translated from the coding sequence ATGTCCGTCAAATCCGCGAATCCGCTTTCTGGCCTGAAACGCCATCTGCATCGAGCTTGCGCCGCCGCGGCCCTGCTGCTTGGGGGCGGCAGCCTCGCCCAGGCCGCCGATCTCAACGCGCTGATCTGGTGCGACCATTCCGATCCGGCGCTGCTCCAGCCCTTCGAGACGGCCAACAACGTCAAGGTCAACGTCAAGGAATTCGAGGGCACCGGCGCTGGTCTCGCCATCGTCGAGCAGTCCCAGCCCGGCGACTGGGACGTGATGGTGATCGACTCGATCGACGTGCCGCGCGGCGTCGAGAAAGGCCTGTTCGAGCCGCTGCCGGAAGACAAGCTGCCCTTCGCCGACCTTTTCCCGCAAGTGAAGATGGACAAGTCGACGATGATCGACGGCAAGCGCTACGGCATCACCGAAAAGTTCGGCTACAACACGATCGGCTTCAACAAGACCAAGGTCGATCCGGCCGACATGCAGTCTTTGGCGTCGCTGACCAGCGACAAGTACAAGGGCAAGGTCGCCATATACGACTACTACCTTCCGGTCATCGGCATGGCGGCGCTGGCCATCGGCAAGAAGACGGCTGATCTCACCGAGGCCGACCTGCCCGCCCTCAAGGAAGAGCTCCTGAAGATGAAGGCCAATGCCAAGCTGGTCGGCGAAGTAACCGCCAGTCAGACCGCGCTCGCCACGGGTGAAGTCGACATACTGGTCGGCGGCGGCGAGTGGGTGACGGCGGGACTGGCGAAGGAGAACCCAGCGCTGGATTTCTCCATCCCGAAAGAGGGCGCGGTGCTGTGGTCGCAGTCGCTGGCCATGTTCAAGGATTCCAAGAACAAGGACATGGCGCTGAAGTTCATCCAGTACATACTGAGCCCCGAGGGCCAGGCGCGGCTTGCCACATCGTCCTGCTATTGGGGCATGCCGTCGAACACCAAGGCCGCGCTCACCGACGACCAGAAGAAGGTCCTGCGGTTCGACGAGCAGCCGGGCTTCCTCGCTCGTGCGCAAGCCTATCCGGCGCCCAATGCCGATCTCGACAAGAAGATGCAGGACATGTGGACCGAAATGTTGCAGGCCAAGTGA
- a CDS encoding ABC transporter permease — MNSAGNNGRAQPRAGRALPWALVTPALGWTLLFFVLPFIAMGLSSLTAHGGGGFTLANYSQFFTNPSYWQAMVNSLQVTAIVTVVSVLLAYPFAWILAEQVPERWQRLALMLAVLPFWTSYVVRSYSWLLVLAQNGVINRALIGSGLISEPPQLANTRLATVTGFVHFFVMLLTLTIFANLKQLSPSYRKAAADLGAGPVRTFLHIILPLTLPGIMVGAFLTFVLCIGDYITPQILGGNNELLMPQLVMMQIGRRGDFPLASALSIILMAVVTVAYLACARWLKIERA; from the coding sequence ATGAACTCTGCAGGAAACAACGGACGTGCCCAGCCCCGGGCGGGCCGTGCCCTGCCCTGGGCGCTGGTCACGCCGGCGCTCGGCTGGACGCTGCTGTTCTTCGTGCTGCCGTTCATCGCCATGGGGCTTTCCAGCCTGACGGCGCATGGGGGCGGCGGTTTCACCCTCGCCAACTACAGCCAGTTCTTCACCAATCCGTCCTACTGGCAGGCGATGGTGAACTCGCTGCAGGTCACGGCAATCGTCACCGTGGTTTCGGTGCTGCTCGCCTACCCCTTCGCCTGGATCCTGGCCGAACAGGTGCCGGAGCGCTGGCAGCGCTTGGCGCTGATGCTGGCCGTGCTGCCGTTCTGGACCTCCTATGTCGTGCGCTCCTATTCCTGGCTGCTGGTGCTGGCGCAGAACGGCGTCATCAACCGCGCGCTGATAGGTTCGGGCCTGATCTCGGAGCCGCCGCAGCTCGCCAACACGCGTTTGGCCACGGTCACCGGTTTCGTGCATTTCTTCGTCATGCTGTTGACGCTGACCATTTTCGCCAACCTCAAGCAGCTCAGCCCGAGCTATCGCAAGGCGGCCGCCGATCTCGGCGCCGGACCGGTGCGCACTTTCCTACACATCATCCTGCCGCTGACCTTGCCCGGTATCATGGTCGGCGCCTTCCTGACCTTCGTGCTGTGCATCGGCGACTACATCACGCCGCAGATTCTCGGCGGCAACAACGAGCTTCTGATGCCGCAGTTGGTGATGATGCAGATCGGCCGGCGCGGCGATTTTCCGCTGGCCTCGGCGCTGTCGATCATCCTGATGGCGGTCGTCACCGTTGCCTACCTCGCCTGCGCGCGCTGGCTGAAGATTGAGCGGGCCTGA